A single Vigna radiata var. radiata cultivar VC1973A chromosome 8, Vradiata_ver6, whole genome shotgun sequence DNA region contains:
- the LOC106771558 gene encoding auxin-responsive protein SAUR19-like translates to MIRSFVGKIQKGVSQIVPGKPALNYINENQLENTGAVPEDVSKGYFAVIAIKDGEIKRFVVELDYLTNPAFLGLLDQAGEEYGFKQQGTLAVPCKPKELQKILDGWRVRPDSIKGAGRDLYVPKFL, encoded by the coding sequence ATGATTAGGTCTTTCGTTGGAAAGATTCAAAAGGGTGTCTCGCAGATTGTGCCTGGAAAACCTGCACTGAACTACATCAATGAAAACCAATTGGAAAACACAGGGGCTGTGCCAGAAGATGTTAGCAAAGGGTATTTTGCAGTTATTGCAATCAAAGATGGAGAAATCAAAAGGTTTGTGGTTGAGTTGGATTACTTGACTAATCCTGCATTCTTGGGACTGTTAGATCAAGCTGGAGAAGAGTATGGTTTCAAGCAACAAGGAACTCTTGCAGTCCCTTGTAAGCCTAAGGAGTTACAGAAGATTCTAGATGGTTGGAGAGTGAGACCAGACAGCATCAAAGGTGCAGGAAGGGATTTATATGTACCTAAGTTTCTATGA